One part of the Novipirellula aureliae genome encodes these proteins:
- a CDS encoding ABC transporter ATP-binding protein, with amino-acid sequence MTIQPSRRRFDTYREKVRQRNAGSIPRDTRSYHSSRGPSAKKLGTRERGFWELFRAFFRLTSNFRRTLLTSMVLLTLGIGLRLIPPVGTKLAIDSALSDPPKPLPSWLTGLGLPSEPFSLLIAIAIGVTVVTLAGTMISLTSRWLATKTVNRAQVGIRRRVFEHAVRLPLQNVYDMKSGGVASLIREDAGGVADLIFSMIYNPWRAIVQFVGSLVILMLVDWRLMVGGLLLMPVVWATHRTWINRIRPLYKDIRNQRQRIDAGATETFSGIRVVRTFARSRSESSRFVREGSYLVRQQLFTWWWTRIIETIWEVLIPLASTVLLLYGGYQIIHEQLTLGDLMMFLVYLTMLLDPLATLAGSAVGFQNNLAGLDRVLDVLEVDEELPSRSGAVTLNRSKVAGSMSIENVSFSYPSSDTLVLQNINLEINAGETIALVGRSGAGKTTLTNLVARFYDPDSGSIRIDGRDLRDIKLQSYRKLLGIVEQDVFMFDGSIRDNIAYARRNATEDQVVAAAEAAAAHEFITKLPDGYDSIIGERGVKLSGGQRQRLAIARAILADPRILILDEATSNLDSESERLIQNSLAELLKDRTAFVIAHRLSTIIGADKIVVLEDGQIREVGTHEELLDRGGHYRDMIHLQMHETASRQTHTAS; translated from the coding sequence ATGACAATACAGCCCAGTCGACGCCGATTTGATACTTACCGCGAAAAAGTCCGCCAGCGTAATGCGGGCTCGATTCCTCGCGATACCCGTTCGTACCATTCCTCCCGCGGCCCAAGTGCCAAGAAACTGGGGACCCGTGAGCGTGGTTTCTGGGAACTTTTTCGCGCATTCTTTCGATTAACGTCAAATTTCCGGAGGACGCTCCTTACCTCCATGGTCCTCTTGACACTTGGTATCGGGCTACGACTGATCCCCCCCGTCGGCACGAAGTTGGCAATCGACTCGGCATTGAGTGACCCACCCAAGCCACTGCCAAGCTGGTTGACCGGTCTAGGACTGCCGAGCGAACCGTTTTCGCTGCTGATCGCCATCGCCATCGGGGTCACGGTTGTCACATTGGCTGGGACGATGATCAGTTTGACGAGCCGATGGCTGGCGACCAAAACGGTCAATCGAGCTCAGGTGGGAATCCGTCGCCGAGTGTTCGAGCATGCCGTTAGGCTTCCTCTACAAAACGTTTACGACATGAAGAGTGGCGGAGTCGCCAGTTTGATCCGCGAGGATGCTGGCGGTGTCGCCGATTTGATCTTTAGCATGATTTACAATCCGTGGCGGGCGATTGTTCAGTTCGTCGGCAGCCTCGTGATCCTCATGCTAGTCGATTGGCGTTTGATGGTCGGCGGTCTATTGCTGATGCCGGTCGTCTGGGCAACGCATCGGACCTGGATCAATCGAATTCGCCCTCTGTACAAAGATATCCGCAATCAACGCCAGCGAATTGATGCGGGAGCCACCGAAACCTTTAGCGGGATTCGCGTTGTTCGAACCTTCGCGCGTAGCCGCAGCGAATCGTCGCGGTTTGTTCGCGAGGGCAGCTACCTCGTCCGTCAACAACTCTTTACATGGTGGTGGACGCGAATTATCGAAACCATTTGGGAGGTGCTGATCCCATTGGCGTCAACCGTACTCCTGCTGTACGGCGGCTACCAGATTATCCACGAGCAATTGACTCTGGGGGATCTGATGATGTTTCTGGTCTACCTGACGATGCTACTCGATCCGTTGGCAACCCTAGCGGGCAGCGCCGTTGGATTTCAAAACAACTTAGCAGGTCTCGACCGCGTGCTCGACGTTTTAGAGGTCGACGAAGAGTTGCCGAGTCGGTCAGGTGCGGTAACACTCAACCGATCCAAGGTTGCCGGGTCGATGTCAATCGAGAATGTCTCGTTTTCCTACCCCAGTTCCGACACGTTGGTGCTACAAAACATCAACCTGGAAATCAACGCGGGTGAAACCATCGCGTTGGTTGGCCGCAGCGGTGCTGGCAAAACGACGCTGACTAATTTAGTCGCTCGCTTTTACGACCCCGACAGTGGCTCGATTCGCATCGACGGACGTGATCTACGCGATATCAAACTGCAAAGTTACCGCAAATTGCTCGGGATCGTCGAACAGGACGTGTTCATGTTTGACGGCAGCATCCGAGACAACATCGCCTATGCGCGGCGAAACGCAACCGAGGACCAAGTGGTTGCGGCTGCGGAAGCGGCTGCGGCACACGAATTCATCACGAAACTTCCCGATGGCTATGATTCGATCATCGGTGAACGCGGCGTCAAATTGTCAGGCGGGCAACGGCAACGGTTGGCAATCGCTCGCGCTATCTTAGCCGACCCACGAATACTGATTCTCGATGAAGCCACCAGCAACCTCGATAGTGAAAGCGAACGGCTAATCCAAAACTCGTTGGCCGAACTACTCAAAGATCGCACGGCCTTCGTCATCGCTCATCGGCTTAGCACGATCATCGGGGCTGACAAGATCGTGGTTCTCGAAGATGGTCAAATCCGTGAAGTGGGAACGCATGAAGAGTTGCTTGACCGAGGTGGCCACTATCGCGACATGATCCACCTGCAAATGCACGAAACCGCCAGCCGACAAACCCACACTGCGTCCTAG
- a CDS encoding type I-MYXAN CRISPR-associated endonuclease Cas4/Cas1, whose amino-acid sequence MTDASETANDFTTSEEPPIRVMALHALLYCPRLFYLEEVEGLYEADDRVYAGRRLHEERVPKLDDDSRELRSFEVSSDSIGLFGKVDAARIRDGGWVAYEHKKGRCKRASSSDKTPMAWPSDRMQVAAYAMLLEEQLGQSVTEGRIRYHQDNVTVCVPIDDAIRAEVHAAVEMMRQLRRSDDRPPVTDNEKLCRRCSLRVVCLPEEERITTQPEGERDRATLFPSRRDRRTLHVTTVPATVKRSARQLHIETEESTKKVPMEQVDAVVLYGGAQITSQAIAGCVYEKIAVQWVTAGGRVTGMVETPGRVRQRIRQFTALTSPDVCLQLARVTVVAKIQFQLQYLLRGTRGNENARAAVQPDIEMIRRAVSRAEKSESIDSLRGEEGIAARHYFASFNHLLTDRVAESLRMNGRTKHPPRDRLNCLLSFGYSMIFGLVQRTILTIGLEPSFGYFHQPRSTAPPLVMDVMELFRTLLWEMPLVGSLNRGQWDETADFEICPGHVWLSDEGRKKAIKLFEMRLTESYRHPHTEQSLEYGRMVELELRLLEKEWSGASGGFGQLRIR is encoded by the coding sequence ATGACCGATGCCTCTGAAACTGCAAATGATTTCACCACCTCCGAAGAGCCGCCGATTCGGGTGATGGCACTGCATGCGCTGCTATATTGCCCGAGGTTGTTCTACCTAGAAGAAGTCGAAGGGTTGTACGAAGCGGATGACCGTGTCTATGCAGGTCGAAGGCTGCACGAAGAACGAGTGCCGAAGCTCGATGATGACTCGCGAGAGCTTCGCTCCTTTGAAGTCTCGTCGGACTCGATCGGGTTGTTCGGCAAAGTCGATGCTGCGCGTATTCGTGATGGTGGTTGGGTCGCCTACGAACACAAAAAAGGTCGTTGCAAACGAGCAAGCAGTAGCGACAAAACACCGATGGCTTGGCCTAGCGACCGGATGCAAGTCGCCGCCTATGCGATGCTGCTCGAGGAACAACTCGGCCAAAGCGTAACCGAAGGTCGCATTCGCTACCACCAAGACAACGTGACCGTTTGCGTGCCGATTGATGATGCGATTCGCGCCGAAGTCCACGCTGCTGTCGAGATGATGCGTCAGCTTCGGCGCTCCGACGATCGACCGCCAGTGACCGATAATGAAAAACTCTGTCGGCGTTGCAGTCTGCGGGTGGTCTGTCTGCCGGAGGAAGAACGCATCACGACTCAGCCCGAGGGTGAACGGGATCGTGCCACCTTGTTTCCCTCTCGACGTGATCGCCGAACGCTGCATGTCACAACCGTCCCAGCGACCGTCAAGCGATCGGCCCGACAGCTGCACATCGAAACGGAAGAGAGCACAAAAAAAGTACCGATGGAACAGGTTGACGCCGTGGTGCTGTATGGCGGTGCCCAAATCACCTCCCAAGCGATCGCGGGTTGTGTTTATGAAAAAATCGCCGTGCAGTGGGTGACCGCTGGCGGACGGGTCACCGGGATGGTGGAAACTCCCGGCCGAGTCCGCCAACGAATCCGCCAGTTCACTGCGCTGACGAGCCCCGATGTTTGCTTGCAGTTGGCTCGCGTAACGGTGGTTGCGAAAATTCAGTTCCAACTCCAGTATTTACTGCGAGGCACCCGCGGCAACGAAAACGCGCGCGCTGCCGTACAGCCGGACATCGAAATGATTCGCCGCGCGGTCTCGCGAGCGGAAAAATCGGAGTCGATCGATTCGCTGCGAGGCGAAGAAGGCATCGCAGCTCGACATTACTTCGCGTCGTTCAATCACTTGTTGACCGATCGTGTTGCGGAGTCGCTGCGGATGAACGGTCGCACGAAGCATCCACCCCGTGATCGACTGAACTGCTTGTTGTCGTTTGGCTACTCAATGATCTTTGGGCTGGTCCAGCGAACGATATTGACCATCGGGCTCGAACCTTCGTTTGGATACTTTCATCAACCGAGATCAACGGCTCCACCGCTGGTGATGGATGTGATGGAGTTGTTTCGGACGCTGTTGTGGGAGATGCCGTTAGTGGGCAGTTTGAATCGTGGCCAGTGGGATGAAACCGCCGATTTTGAGATCTGTCCGGGGCACGTTTGGCTGTCCGATGAAGGTCGCAAGAAAGCGATCAAGCTGTTTGAAATGCGATTAACCGAATCCTACCGCCACCCTCACACCGAGCAATCACTGGAGTATGGTCGGATGGTGGAATTGGAACTGCGACTACTAGAGAAAGAGTGGAGTGGTGCCAGTGGCGGATTTGGTCAACTTCGCATTCGATAG
- a CDS encoding DUF1559 domain-containing protein, with protein sequence MKADLFRQPRRTAFTLVELLVVIAIIGVLVAILLPAVQSAREAARRLQCQNHLKQITLALHNYHGMHQSMPVSMTGADQYDGGAGSGFHSWLSRILPQIEQAALYEQIHFDRPLSDKIDYQFDSEYGEYTLSPSLADATVLAAIVPTFLCPSDPNAEIQDTLGIQTAPGSYAGNIGWPKSSTGPRNLIPLKKQNGVIGLYNPSSSDTWQQPQIRFADIRDGLSNTIAVGERVIAQVFETSDAFGGEYVSPSTPLSMQSFCGGGATGRPLDRWVRYCGSVSASEVRYSRSHGHAWMSGWTFMANHIMPVIPINGRNCHVYGGEDDGMNLVTPSSHHLGGIHVSMADGSVRFLTDSIDRELYWALASSRGSETVELP encoded by the coding sequence ATGAAAGCGGACTTGTTTAGACAGCCTCGACGCACCGCCTTCACCTTGGTGGAGTTGCTTGTCGTGATCGCAATTATTGGCGTGCTGGTGGCGATTCTGCTTCCTGCGGTTCAATCGGCACGCGAAGCGGCACGACGCTTGCAATGCCAGAACCATCTGAAGCAAATCACGCTTGCACTTCATAATTACCATGGGATGCACCAGAGTATGCCTGTCAGCATGACTGGGGCCGACCAATACGACGGTGGTGCGGGAAGTGGTTTTCACAGTTGGTTGTCGCGGATTTTGCCTCAGATCGAACAGGCGGCTCTTTATGAGCAAATTCATTTCGATCGCCCCTTGTCGGACAAAATCGACTATCAATTTGATTCGGAGTATGGCGAGTACACGCTTTCACCATCGCTAGCGGATGCAACCGTTTTGGCTGCGATCGTGCCTACCTTCTTGTGCCCTAGTGATCCGAACGCGGAGATCCAGGACACGCTTGGTATCCAAACGGCTCCTGGCAGCTATGCCGGGAACATCGGTTGGCCTAAGTCGTCAACCGGTCCGAGAAATCTGATCCCACTGAAAAAGCAAAACGGGGTGATTGGTTTATACAACCCAAGTTCTTCGGACACTTGGCAACAACCTCAGATTCGTTTTGCCGATATTCGCGATGGTCTTTCGAACACGATCGCAGTGGGGGAGCGGGTGATCGCCCAGGTTTTCGAGACTTCCGATGCGTTCGGTGGTGAGTACGTCTCGCCGTCAACTCCATTGTCGATGCAATCGTTTTGCGGTGGCGGAGCGACGGGACGACCGCTTGATCGTTGGGTGCGGTATTGTGGCAGCGTATCGGCATCGGAGGTTCGCTACAGTCGTAGTCACGGTCACGCTTGGATGAGTGGTTGGACCTTTATGGCCAATCACATCATGCCCGTGATACCGATCAATGGACGCAATTGTCATGTCTATGGCGGCGAAGATGACGGCATGAACTTGGTCACACCGAGCAGCCATCACCTGGGCGGTATTCACGTTTCGATGGCCGATGGAAGTGTTCGCTTTCTAACGGATTCGATCGATCGTGAGTTGTATTGGGCGCTCGCGAGTAGTCGTGGCAGCGAGACCGTCGAGCTGCCTTGA
- the cas2 gene encoding CRISPR-associated endonuclease Cas2, which translates to MTSEQKWNLVSYDVREPKRLRRVAKLLEGYGERVQYSLFRVRATAERLEKLRWELSELMAAEDDLLVIPLCDRCAAKVDDHSRGDRSDWSEPPASFEIL; encoded by the coding sequence ATGACAAGCGAACAAAAATGGAACTTGGTATCGTATGATGTGCGTGAACCCAAACGATTGCGTCGGGTAGCGAAGTTGCTCGAAGGCTATGGCGAACGCGTGCAATACAGTCTATTCAGAGTTCGCGCGACCGCCGAGCGACTGGAAAAGTTGCGTTGGGAGCTTTCTGAGTTAATGGCCGCTGAGGACGATTTGCTGGTCATTCCGTTGTGCGACCGCTGTGCAGCGAAAGTCGACGATCACTCACGTGGCGACCGCAGCGATTGGAGCGAGCCGCCGGCCAGCTTTGAGATCCTGTAA
- the aroA gene encoding 3-phosphoshikimate 1-carboxyvinyltransferase produces the protein MPRQPSSSATPSSKTSTVEVVPGGKVVGRITPPGSKSLTNRALVCAAFASGHSTLTGALESEDTEVMIDSLSQIGLKITVENGGQTIHIDNSQVPPDSSPLGSRPGEATRLFIANSGTTIRFLTAALSAAGGHYELRGVDRMHQRPIGDLVEAIRPILDGKIEALSKDGCPPVHLNCHGWKDGNVHVGGSVSSQYLSGLMMAAPIQSFAAKSSQATRSIRIIVDGELVSRPYVDMTAKVIESFGGRVDCVPSQDGKEDSLAFEISAAAKNGSFGYRGCDYQIEPDASAASYFLAAAAITGGQVTVNGLSRDAMQGDVGFADVLEQMGCDVDYQSDSITVTGAPLKGIDIDMNAISDTVQTLAVVALFAKGPTRVRGVAHNRFKETDRIGDLACELRKLGADAQEHDDGLTITPPPNVDMLHGATLATYHDHRMAMSLCLAGLKMEGVQIENPSCTSKTYPEFFQDLEKLIRRPHRWTQ, from the coding sequence ATGCCTCGACAACCCTCTTCATCCGCTACCCCGTCATCCAAAACGTCGACGGTTGAAGTCGTTCCCGGCGGCAAAGTCGTCGGAAGGATTACGCCGCCAGGAAGCAAAAGCTTGACCAATCGAGCGCTCGTTTGTGCCGCGTTCGCATCGGGGCATTCGACGCTAACCGGTGCGCTTGAGAGCGAAGATACGGAGGTAATGATCGATTCACTAAGCCAAATCGGTTTAAAAATCACTGTCGAAAACGGTGGGCAAACAATCCATATCGATAATTCACAAGTGCCGCCCGATTCGTCACCGCTTGGTTCGCGGCCGGGCGAAGCAACAAGACTTTTTATCGCCAATAGTGGGACCACCATTCGTTTTTTGACCGCGGCTTTATCCGCCGCCGGTGGGCATTACGAACTACGCGGTGTCGACCGGATGCACCAGCGTCCGATCGGCGATCTTGTCGAGGCTATTCGTCCGATTCTAGACGGAAAGATTGAAGCGTTAAGCAAAGATGGATGCCCTCCGGTGCATTTGAACTGCCACGGCTGGAAGGATGGGAATGTGCACGTGGGAGGATCGGTCAGTAGCCAATATTTGAGTGGTCTGATGATGGCGGCTCCGATTCAATCGTTTGCGGCGAAATCGAGCCAGGCCACTCGGTCGATTCGGATCATTGTCGATGGTGAATTGGTATCACGGCCCTATGTCGACATGACGGCAAAGGTGATTGAATCGTTTGGAGGCCGCGTGGATTGTGTTCCTTCACAAGACGGCAAAGAGGATTCGCTTGCTTTTGAGATTTCGGCGGCAGCAAAAAATGGCTCGTTCGGATATCGCGGCTGCGACTACCAAATCGAACCCGATGCGTCGGCCGCCAGTTACTTTTTGGCTGCGGCCGCGATCACGGGTGGACAGGTTACCGTGAACGGATTGAGCCGCGATGCGATGCAAGGCGATGTTGGTTTTGCTGACGTGCTTGAACAAATGGGCTGCGACGTTGATTACCAATCGGATTCCATTACCGTGACGGGTGCACCCTTAAAGGGGATCGATATCGACATGAATGCAATTAGCGATACCGTACAAACGTTGGCCGTCGTCGCCTTGTTCGCCAAAGGACCGACGCGAGTGCGTGGGGTCGCACACAATCGATTCAAGGAAACCGATCGGATCGGCGACTTGGCCTGCGAGCTTCGCAAGTTGGGGGCGGACGCCCAAGAGCACGACGATGGTTTGACAATCACGCCTCCGCCAAATGTTGACATGCTTCACGGTGCAACCCTAGCCACCTATCACGACCACCGGATGGCGATGAGTTTGTGCCTAGCAGGCTTGAAGATGGAGGGTGTGCAAATCGAAAACCCGTCGTGTACTTCCAAAACCTATCCCGAATTCTTTCAAGACTTAGAAAAACTGATCCGAAGGCCGCATCGGTGGACGCAGTAA
- the budA gene encoding acetolactate decarboxylase produces MLTVKPLDHDRVGIPANDQLGVMNMKPATEVLARLVCLPGLLCSVLLPASFGYCQDALATANRNELSASLRQDRSETYFQYSIWGAFVNKVFEGDLSVAEMKKRGDVGLGSYTLLEGELVMLDGIPYRIEETGVVSVPKDEDKIVYANAAFFDEDASFEIPEINNYEMLRQIIRDRLPSLNYFYAFKITGTFESMKCGGLSRQEPPFKDGLDILIPNRPVFERQNFKGTLIGFYCPGFIGDINVEGFHFHFISDDKQFGGHAMEFKAKDLHVAIDKMKQYTFVLPESEKFEAVEFDKQFQYQQK; encoded by the coding sequence ATGCTTACCGTGAAACCGCTCGATCACGATCGAGTCGGTATCCCCGCGAATGACCAACTAGGAGTGATGAACATGAAACCTGCAACCGAGGTGCTAGCCCGTTTGGTTTGCTTACCTGGGCTTTTGTGCAGTGTCCTGTTGCCCGCCTCGTTCGGGTACTGTCAAGATGCGCTTGCCACAGCAAATCGTAACGAGCTATCCGCTTCGCTACGTCAAGACCGAAGCGAGACGTATTTTCAATATTCCATTTGGGGCGCCTTCGTCAACAAGGTGTTTGAAGGCGATTTGTCGGTCGCCGAGATGAAAAAACGCGGCGATGTCGGACTCGGTTCCTACACGCTGCTCGAAGGCGAATTGGTCATGCTAGACGGTATTCCCTACCGCATCGAAGAAACGGGAGTGGTCAGCGTTCCAAAGGACGAAGACAAAATCGTCTATGCAAATGCGGCATTCTTTGATGAGGATGCGAGCTTCGAGATTCCAGAAATCAATAACTACGAGATGTTGCGGCAAATCATTCGCGACCGCTTACCATCTCTCAACTATTTTTATGCCTTCAAAATCACGGGCACCTTCGAGTCAATGAAGTGTGGTGGGCTCTCAAGACAAGAACCTCCTTTTAAAGATGGACTTGATATCCTAATTCCCAACCGCCCTGTTTTTGAACGTCAGAATTTCAAGGGCACGCTGATCGGTTTCTATTGCCCTGGTTTCATCGGAGACATCAATGTCGAGGGCTTTCATTTTCACTTCATTTCCGACGACAAGCAATTTGGCGGACATGCGATGGAATTTAAAGCCAAAGACCTTCATGTCGCGATCGATAAAATGAAGCAGTATACCTTCGTTCTGCCGGAATCCGAGAAGTTTGAAGCGGTCGAATTCGACAAACAATTCCAATACCAGCAGAAGTAA
- a CDS encoding choice-of-anchor M domain-containing protein — protein sequence MKKMTQSLIASVAFLFLPAVARAAVVEYVSGHADIGLAYEEGELELHYHFGSGAILDGMPLADEVEYAPDEAYINVGMNAHSTTTADVSFLGTTTGDPVWILPQSGTVANAAGLPFLGLASEELDSADFSTLSLSLSSFNGPGEFALWQSGNLGQPSIYWQTYGGIDSSDVLAMGVGGHDHYNFGFTAQGVYDLELTAVGNLTADAGGGSVTDTGTFRFVVGSVSAVPEPSSLAAMTGATALCLFRRRSRKTIVK from the coding sequence ATGAAAAAGATGACTCAAAGCCTAATCGCCTCGGTGGCTTTCCTGTTCTTACCCGCCGTTGCACGAGCAGCGGTCGTCGAGTATGTCAGCGGTCACGCCGATATTGGACTCGCCTACGAAGAGGGCGAACTCGAACTGCATTATCACTTTGGATCGGGTGCGATATTGGACGGAATGCCGTTGGCCGATGAGGTCGAATACGCGCCGGATGAAGCCTACATTAATGTTGGTATGAATGCCCACAGTACCACGACTGCCGACGTTTCTTTTCTCGGAACGACGACTGGTGATCCCGTTTGGATATTGCCGCAAAGCGGCACCGTCGCCAATGCTGCAGGGTTGCCTTTCCTAGGCCTCGCTTCAGAGGAACTCGACAGCGCCGACTTTTCTACCCTTTCCTTGAGCTTAAGCTCCTTCAACGGCCCTGGTGAATTTGCACTGTGGCAGAGTGGGAACTTGGGGCAGCCATCGATCTACTGGCAGACGTATGGTGGAATTGATTCTTCCGATGTATTGGCGATGGGAGTTGGAGGTCACGATCACTATAACTTTGGATTTACTGCGCAAGGCGTTTACGATCTCGAGCTCACGGCTGTGGGAAATCTAACCGCAGACGCTGGCGGCGGAAGCGTGACCGACACTGGCACGTTCCGGTTTGTGGTCGGATCGGTTTCCGCCGTTCCCGAACCGAGCAGCCTAGCTGCCATGACGGGAGCGACCGCGTTATGCTTGTTTAGAAGGCGATCGCGAAAGACGATTGTTAAATAA
- a CDS encoding redoxin domain-containing protein, translated as MTDLTPSTILSRRTRLRSKRRLFSTATSFPAFLLLAFSFATPVFAATPSAKDALGLKPVQAGVEYELVGPASVANCKVSDIDHPKWSGWEVFSSDGTMLRRFADTNGDNKIDLWCYFNYGIEVYRDVDKDFNGKADQHRWLGTAGTRWGLDKNEDGRIDSWIQISPEEVTAEVVSAMREADADRFARLLITESELESLGLSEDIVRRLATKSKRAADDFASFARRQKAVGPSAKWVQFAAATPGVVPAGIDGVTQDVTVYENAVAMFDDDGSNGQLLVGTIIKVDDSWKLVDLPSAAGEGEAVAQSAGNFFTPGGISGETISGGGMAPQTQQLVTELEEIDRKLSSASDPRESGPLHEARAQVVARLIKATETPTERDAWTRQLIDTVSAASQTGAYPEGLKRLSAITRSLGDENESLRSYADYVLIGTEYAIRQTPDADFAKVQEWYLDSLTDFVDRHPTMPEASQAMLQLALSKEFEDKEKEALGYYKKIAKDFRGTDASEKAIGAIRRLESVGEVIDFQGLSIEGRPFRLSQYRGRPVVIHYWATWCEPCKQDMKLLRSLQARYSKAGLQLVGINVDGTREMAVQFLLQTSLPWIQLFDEGGLESSELAKAFGVQTLPTMMLVDQKGRVVRHNIRVEELGKELDALTK; from the coding sequence ATGACGGATTTAACTCCTTCCACAATCCTCTCGCGCCGTACCCGCTTGCGCTCCAAACGGAGGCTGTTTTCCACAGCGACTTCGTTCCCGGCTTTCCTGTTGCTTGCATTCTCGTTTGCGACGCCTGTTTTCGCAGCGACACCATCGGCAAAGGACGCCCTCGGGCTTAAACCCGTTCAGGCGGGTGTCGAATATGAATTGGTGGGTCCGGCATCCGTCGCAAATTGCAAAGTTTCCGACATTGATCATCCAAAGTGGTCGGGATGGGAAGTCTTTTCCTCGGATGGAACGATGCTCCGTCGATTTGCCGACACCAATGGCGATAACAAAATCGATCTGTGGTGCTACTTTAACTATGGTATCGAGGTGTATCGAGACGTCGACAAAGACTTCAATGGCAAAGCTGACCAACATCGTTGGCTGGGCACTGCCGGAACCCGTTGGGGTTTGGACAAAAACGAGGATGGAAGAATCGACAGCTGGATCCAAATCTCGCCAGAAGAGGTCACCGCGGAAGTGGTTTCGGCGATGCGTGAAGCGGATGCCGATCGTTTTGCACGATTGCTGATCACCGAATCGGAACTCGAATCGCTCGGATTGAGTGAGGACATTGTTCGTCGATTAGCGACCAAATCAAAACGGGCTGCGGACGATTTTGCTAGTTTTGCACGGCGTCAAAAGGCCGTCGGTCCGTCGGCAAAATGGGTTCAGTTTGCGGCTGCGACGCCAGGTGTCGTTCCAGCGGGAATCGACGGTGTGACTCAAGATGTGACCGTCTACGAGAACGCGGTTGCGATGTTTGACGACGATGGCAGCAACGGCCAATTGTTGGTCGGAACGATTATCAAGGTTGACGATTCGTGGAAATTGGTTGATCTGCCCAGTGCTGCAGGTGAAGGCGAAGCGGTAGCACAATCGGCAGGCAACTTTTTCACTCCTGGCGGTATTTCAGGTGAAACCATATCGGGTGGCGGTATGGCTCCTCAGACCCAACAACTTGTTACGGAATTGGAGGAGATTGACCGCAAACTCAGCTCGGCCAGCGATCCTAGAGAATCCGGTCCCCTGCATGAAGCTCGTGCTCAAGTCGTTGCCAGGCTAATCAAAGCGACGGAAACGCCGACGGAACGGGATGCGTGGACGCGTCAATTGATCGATACCGTCAGTGCTGCTTCGCAAACCGGAGCCTACCCAGAGGGACTCAAACGGCTATCGGCCATCACTCGCTCGCTTGGTGATGAAAACGAATCGTTACGCTCTTATGCCGATTATGTTTTGATTGGGACCGAATATGCGATTCGTCAAACGCCTGACGCGGATTTCGCGAAAGTACAAGAATGGTACCTCGATTCGCTCACCGATTTTGTCGATCGCCATCCAACGATGCCCGAAGCTTCACAAGCGATGCTGCAACTTGCGTTGAGCAAAGAGTTTGAAGACAAGGAGAAGGAAGCGCTGGGCTATTACAAGAAGATCGCCAAAGATTTTCGTGGAACGGATGCATCGGAAAAGGCGATTGGTGCAATTCGCCGTTTAGAATCCGTTGGCGAAGTGATCGATTTCCAAGGCCTGTCCATCGAAGGGAGACCATTTCGATTGTCTCAATACCGAGGTCGTCCGGTTGTCATTCACTACTGGGCCACTTGGTGTGAACCTTGCAAGCAGGACATGAAGTTGCTCCGCAGTTTGCAAGCACGTTACAGCAAAGCTGGGCTGCAGTTAGTCGGCATCAACGTCGATGGAACGCGAGAAATGGCGGTTCAATTCTTGCTTCAGACGTCGCTACCGTGGATTCAGTTGTTTGATGAAGGCGGTTTGGAGTCGAGCGAATTGGCGAAGGCATTTGGGGTTCAAACCCTACCAACCATGATGTTGGTCGACCAAAAAGGCCGCGTCGTTCGTCACAACATTCGCGTCGAAGAACTCGGCAAAGAGCTTGATGCGCTGACGAAGTAG